One region of Eubalaena glacialis isolate mEubGla1 chromosome 6, mEubGla1.1.hap2.+ XY, whole genome shotgun sequence genomic DNA includes:
- the RBM11 gene encoding splicing regulator RBM11 isoform X1: MFPAQEEADRTVFVGNLEARVREEILYELFLQAGPLTKVTICKDREGKPKSFGFVCFKHPESVSYAIALLNGIRLYGRPINVQYRFGSSRSCDPANQSFESCVKINSHSYRNEEVVGRTSFPMQFSPINNAALPQEYLFFPKMMNVCGFFPQQWHAYNPALQLPYYEMTAPLPNSTSVSSSLNCVPDLEAGPSSYEWAHQQPSDSDLYQMNKRKRQKQTSDSDSSTENSRGNEYSQNFRKCKKKRY; the protein is encoded by the exons ATGTTCCCTGCTCAGGAGGAAGCCGACAGGACGGTGTTTGTGGGAAATTTAGAGGCCCGAGTGCGGGAAGAGATTCTTTACGAGCT tttcttaCAGGCTGGGCCATTAACCAAAGTGACTATATgcaaagacagagaaggaaagccGAAGTCTTTTGGGTTTGTCTGCTTTAAACACCCAGAATCGGTGTCTTATGCCATAGCTTTGCTGAATGGAATTCGTTTATATGGAAGACCAATTAATGTGCAGTATCGATTTG gGAGCTCTCGCTCTTGTGATCCAGCTAATCAAAGTTTTGAGAGCTGTGTTAAGATAAATTCACACAGCTACag AAATGAAGAAGTCGTGGGCAGAACTTCCTTTCCCATGCAGTTCTCTCCAATTAATAATGCAGCTTTACCTCAGGAATATCTTTTCTTTCCGAAGATG ATGaatgtttgtgggttttttccacAGCAGTGGCATGCATATAATCCAGCACTGCAGCTTCCTTACTATGAGATGACAGCACCACTTCCTAATAGCACTTCTGTGTCTTCCTCACTGAATTGTGTTCCAGATCTAGAGGCTGGACCCAGCTCTTATGAATGGGCTCACCAACAACCAAGTGACTCTGACCTTTATCAGATGAATAAACGCAAGAGGCAAAAACAAACCAGTGATAGTGATAGTAGCACAGAAAACAGTAGAGGAAATGAATATAGCCAAAATTTCCGAAAgtgtaagaaaaaaagatactag
- the RBM11 gene encoding splicing regulator RBM11 isoform X2: MFPAQEEADRTVFVGNLEARVREEILYELFLQAGPLTKVTICKDREGKPKSFGFVCFKHPESVSYAIALLNGIRLYGRPINVQYRFGSSRSCDPANQSFESCVKINSHSYRNEEVVGRTSFPMQFSPINNAALPQEYLFFPKMQWHAYNPALQLPYYEMTAPLPNSTSVSSSLNCVPDLEAGPSSYEWAHQQPSDSDLYQMNKRKRQKQTSDSDSSTENSRGNEYSQNFRKCKKKRY; this comes from the exons ATGTTCCCTGCTCAGGAGGAAGCCGACAGGACGGTGTTTGTGGGAAATTTAGAGGCCCGAGTGCGGGAAGAGATTCTTTACGAGCT tttcttaCAGGCTGGGCCATTAACCAAAGTGACTATATgcaaagacagagaaggaaagccGAAGTCTTTTGGGTTTGTCTGCTTTAAACACCCAGAATCGGTGTCTTATGCCATAGCTTTGCTGAATGGAATTCGTTTATATGGAAGACCAATTAATGTGCAGTATCGATTTG gGAGCTCTCGCTCTTGTGATCCAGCTAATCAAAGTTTTGAGAGCTGTGTTAAGATAAATTCACACAGCTACag AAATGAAGAAGTCGTGGGCAGAACTTCCTTTCCCATGCAGTTCTCTCCAATTAATAATGCAGCTTTACCTCAGGAATATCTTTTCTTTCCGAAGATG CAGTGGCATGCATATAATCCAGCACTGCAGCTTCCTTACTATGAGATGACAGCACCACTTCCTAATAGCACTTCTGTGTCTTCCTCACTGAATTGTGTTCCAGATCTAGAGGCTGGACCCAGCTCTTATGAATGGGCTCACCAACAACCAAGTGACTCTGACCTTTATCAGATGAATAAACGCAAGAGGCAAAAACAAACCAGTGATAGTGATAGTAGCACAGAAAACAGTAGAGGAAATGAATATAGCCAAAATTTCCGAAAgtgtaagaaaaaaagatactag